The Quercus lobata isolate SW786 chromosome 9, ValleyOak3.0 Primary Assembly, whole genome shotgun sequence region CGGtaaattaccattttttgtgagtttaattttgtgttacaTAATTATATCTGTTGTTTAACCATTTGTCTTGGTTTGTAACAGTCTAAACCTGCAGCCAAAAAGTGGATGACAACACCTATACCCAACTACCCTAAAATGGCACAACTTTGGGCCAAAGATAGAGCAAAAGGTGATCATGCTGAAACTGCAAAGGAGAAACGTGCTAGGTATGCTGCATCGACCACTATTGATgagattgataatttgatatctcAAAATGAAGCTTCTTTGGAAAACTTTGAAGTGGAAGATGATCAGAGGTCACCAGAAATTAATGTTGCACGTTCTCGAGTATCATCACAAGATGCAATGTCTtctaaaagcaagaaaagacgACTGGCAGAAGATGATGAACTCGGGAATGTAATTTCTCAGTCATTTGATAATGTATCAAAAGTAATTGATAGGGCGACTGAGGTTATGGCAAAGTGTTTTTCAAAGTCATATGGAGCAGAAGTTCACACAGCTTTGGGCGTACTGGACTTAGATCCAATATCAAAGACTGAGGCTTACATATTTTTGATGGAAAATCCAACATATAAGAAGATGTTCTTTGGTTGCCCAGATCATGAGCGCAAATGTGTCTTACTGACACTAATGTCTAGgcctaaaaattattaaaatgtgGGATTTTTTGGCGAACCTTAGTTTTGGAATAGataatgttattttgttttgttttggcaagACTCATTaccggaattttttttttaaaagatatttgtttgcattgttagacaatatttattttgttgagaataaatATGTGATGCGTGAATTGCTTTACACATAGAAATATACATAACTTGTTTTTTAGCAATTATAAGttttcattgattattttttatgttcttgaaAATGAGGGgtataatagtaatgttattataaaatgattctattccattccttCTAATGTTACTTCCAAACGGTGTTACTtactttccattcctttccattcttttccattcatttattttataacatccaaacaagatttttaaatttcattccattccattccattccattcctttccctactaaatccattccattccattctattccattccattcctttaatgatcattccattccattcctttataaactcccaaacggaccctaagttgACTGAACGctgttaccaaaaaaataaaaaataaaagagttttcataaaatgtagaaattaatttaataaaacagCTTTATAAATGAATGGAGGAAGCTCAAATACATCGGGAGTGAATTTGTATTTGTagctacaattaaaaaaaagaaaagaaagagaaaaaaaaaaaaatagaaacgcaatttaaagaaacaaaatttacatTGCTCCTTCCCAAAGATATTCAAGTTTGCTGCTCCGCAACTCAAGGTGAACAAACGCCATTCGTTGTTTGTGACTGGATGCCAAACATTTGAAAGGACAGTCCTTCCACCGAAGATATCTTAGGCTATTAGGAAGAGTAAGATGTCTTTGGTCATTAGGAGAATACATTCCATTAATTATTAGCAATCTAAGATTAGACATCTTTGAAAACCCTTCAGAAAAATCTTCAAGGTTGAAATCCTCTTTCCGGCCTTTGACAACTACGGCTTGAATTGCTTCTGTTGCCTAAGATTTCAAAAGCAGAGGCTTGGTGATTTGCCTAATCAAATGATAAGAATAATAgaattatttaagttttatacCCTTTTTAAAGTTGTAAAggagataataaaaaatatctacTCCCTAAGTTTTCACatataaaactctctaaaatatatatttattttattcctcCTCCCGTATGGTGGGTCCAACctaaggatgtcaataccgtaccggaggccaTATCGGTTTGGctaccggtacgatatatttcggataccggtcaatacccaAACGGATTCTAAAGAGTCCCATTAGTAACTAATAGATCGTAGTAGAACATAATATGTTGATAGTAAAATGCACTACATATAAAGGCCTATTAATAGATTGtattacatcttttttttaagtttttttttcttattaatctGTTTAAAATTCATACATTAAAACTTGAAAGGTGCACTTCTACCTTTTAGAAATTCAAGAccaaagaggggggggggggggggggggaaggaaatcacaaaattacttttaaactgacggaaaaagaaaataaagcctatagaatgattttttttttatattaaaaaaaaaatgctgagataACCTTTTTGTTCTAGGTAGTAACCAAGAGATGAATAATTAGTTCATtacatcaagaaaaataaattcaaattcaaagagataatatatgttttcaaaatataagagATCATCATTGACAATATATTAGCATGGTAATTGGTAAATGAATGTTTTATTCTTGATTTCTTTACATAAAtacttattgaacaaaattattttactataccAACTCAATATTAttcattgaaataaaattattgctttgtcatttttcttacCATATCATTCTCCAATACATGAAGCAAGTCCTCAACAAGCCACAACCGACTTTGCTTTCCAAGTTTTCCACCTGATTCAAAACGAATAATTTTTTGACCCATTTCTGATGGTAGATCATGCATCCCAAAACATTCCTTGTCATCCACCGTTAGGAGAGATCTTTCCACAAGGACACTTACACCAATTCTTGCATCAAAACCACAATTCTCTAATATTTCTATTACTTTATCTTTATCATGCCCTCtaaagaaacatgcaatatctaAGAATATCTCCTTCCACATTTCCTCTAGTCCATCGTAACTTATTTTAAGTATATTAAAtatttctcctttatttttcttaaaactatGCAATGCACTTTGCCATTCATCTATTGTTCTTCCAACCAAAAAGGAACCCAAAGTAACAAGAGCTAATGGAAGGCCATTAGCATATTTCACAACTTGTTGGGAGAGTTGAATATAATCTTTTTTGGGTTGCTCCTTTTTGAAggctttcaaacaaaaaagtttcaaaGCATCATCATTATTTAATCCATTAAGATTATATCTTTTAAGCACTCCAAGTTGGATTAACACATGTTCATCTCTAGTTGTTATAATGATCCAACTCCCCAATCCAAACCAACCATGGTCTCCAaccaaatattttaattgatcCAAATGGTCAACATCATCTATAACAAGTAAAACTTTTTTGTAACGCAACCTTTTCTTAATCATCTCAACTCCATCATAGACATTCCTTATACATATATTTCCATCAACCAAAGTgtcttcaagaagctgctgtTGTAATATAGGCAAACCATGTTTTTTTGAATCTTCCCTAACATTAGcaataaaactaaaaccatCAAAATGACTACGAAATTCATCATAAACAATTCTAGCAAGAGTTGTTTTTCCCAAACCCCCCATACCATAAATCCCTATCATGCGAACATTATTCTCAAAACCTAAATATGAAGGGATAAATTTTGCCATCGTAGATTCTATTCCTATCAAGTTTGTGGTAATGCCTGAGAATTTAGAACTCAATTTCTTCATCATCTCTTTCACAATGTGTTGGATAAATTCAGACTCATGCCTGTgaagaagatagaaaataatTACGTGATGGTCCAAACCAATTATAAAACTTCAGGGgagaaagaaaattatttggCAAGGATATTCCTTGGGAGTGATCTTTTCATGAATTAGTTTTGATCATTTTCTTAGGTTAGCAATGATATTAGATCCACTAAATCCAAAATCTATTTCGGCTAgagatacaaaaaattaaaaagtatcTCATTTCATGCTTGATTGCTAAGAGAAACCTCATTGGAATATTTTAAGTTGAATATGCTAAATATAAATGTTTAAGACCCTTTGAGGTTGCTTGAgtacaaaatattaataacaataGCAATACTCAAATTTTCCAAAGTACACAATTGAAAATGCTTTGTATACCAGGTAAATGAGTGAAGAAGAGGTATtggtttattaataaataattaaatttaatgatttatacCTTTGTGAGCCAACACAAACCAGAGCTTTTACTTCTTTAGTCAAGGCCCAAAGGTATGTGATGTTCCTCTTTGAAGAGACAATATCATTCAAAACCACCGTAGTATCAGTGATAAACTCCTCAAAGCTAtactttttcaaattaaatttggCAAACAATTGGTTTGGGAATGGGAATAAAATGGATAAATTGGTTTGAgaatttgttttataaaaaaaaaaaaaacctagataaTGAATGAGCTAAAATTAAATCTTTATGAAAATAATTGGCATGCCCATCCTGAATAAAAGTTAATTTTGGATGGCTGCATCATGTTGAGTTATAAAAGTGTTATAATTCTGCAAAATTTCACTTTGATTGacttcaatttatatatatatatatatatatatatatataaaagatagaaattatactctgtctaacttaatctaaatatatatgtatgtgaagttTCTTCCTGAAAACTTAAACTCGGGCCCTTACCCTCCACACcctacaagtacttatacttatggaATGACCATCACGCCAAGCATGCGCAGTAAAGATTAACTTCAATTCTTAAGGGACCAAATCTTGAAGAATTTATAAAAGTTTTCCTATGAAATGAatgctccatttgttttgagtattttgataaaaaaaaaatatatatatatatatatatatatctattagAAAATGGACTCTTTGTCATATATTTGGTTGCAATATTTAAAATGagctcaaaaatattttctattgtttgtcttacaccaaatatatataatttttctttttaattccaaataattatatgaataaaaatattcactGGCAAAAATATATTCCAAATTGTAAaacattttgtaatttttgggCCATTTGGGAGCCTCAAATGTGAATATCAACCCTATAGTCTGAATTTATTCGAAAAATTAATTCCAAAGTCACtggtttaattataaaaaataaaaataaaaaaaaaataaaaaaaggaagaagaaggcaTTTGGGAAAAATCAACAGTTAGTCAATACCGGTCAACAACCAATCAATGGCGGTCTTTCAGatcgaggaaaaaaaaaatcccaattaaTGGCGGTCAATAGTCCAACCATGGTGAGAGAGGAATTATCTTTGTAGAGTTTttaactttgcaaagtttatttgTAATGTTTTACCAAAGagattaaatttatttgtaatgatTTGTTAAGTATACAAGGTTTTGgaaaacctttttatttttcgttGGGCTTGTTTCCGTTTATTACTGAATACAATTTCgatgaaattacattttatgctttatcaaacaataaaaaatgcaaaaaaagaaaaaagatccaGCCATAGGCCATCTAATCAAGTTGAGTTGTCACGTCACTCAATAATGGATTATCTCTTCATGGTGGTATAATTAGTTGATTTCCTTAATGTCAGCTGATTTATAACTCACAAcaactgatatatatatatatatatatatattctttaatcAAGTAATTCCGTTTCGATCTTTTCACACAGCTTCCCTAAGCCCAAATATTgaaatatattctttaaaacaagtgatatatatatatatatatatatatatcttaagggcacacaataattaaccaattttgaaaaaaaatttctaaaaatttgaaaaaatattgacagtttttttaattttcaaaaaaatatttccaaaaagaGATGACTTAAGACACacattaactatatatatatatataaatatatatatatcagcatATTCACAACCACTTCTACTATTCCCAAAAATTTAACAGAATCTTAACTAGAATATCATGATGTAGTTCTATTTATGCATATTATGATATATTTTCATAGCTAGTTATATGCTTCATGGTATACGAAAGAAGCTTAAGGGGTGTAGCTTTGTGGGTTCCAGATTTGTAGCTTTTTTGGGGTTTCTTTGATGGTTGGTTCTTTGACGAGGAGGCTGGAGGTTGAAGGAGCACGCGGGTATGCAACTACCCGTTCTGACCTAGCACAATAAATGGGTCCCAACACTTATGCAAATTTTTGAGTTATAGAGACTAAGATATGAAACCAAACAAGTTTTAGTTTGagtgagtgaaaaaataaagCTAGAGAAATGAGTTATGAGAATCGAGTTTGAGTTATGAgatttgagttatgagttatagaTGATGCTCGATCCAAACGGGCCCTTATCATTTGAAATTCATAGAAATTACCTATTTTGTAGATGCCAACTAGAGATATCAGCCACTTCTCTTAAAACAGCTCTCCATGTTTGCACTTTTTCTATGTTATCCTCAAAGCATTTTTGGTGATCAATAAAGGCTCGTTCAAAAGTTCCTGTTTGTTTTCGTACATCAGTTGGGTCCACAtcataaaaaattggtaaaactaTCAGTCCTGTTTCTTCCCTACATTTGATAATCTTGGTAAGCTCATCCAAGCATCACTTAAAAGATGCATAGTTTTTTGAGAGAATGATGATAACAAATTGTGATTCTTCTATTACTTTGAAGAGCTCAGAAATAGTTTTTCCTCTCTCGAGCCCTTCTTCATCTCTAAAAGTAATAATGCCTTTCTGTTTCAAAGCAGCATATAAATGGCCGGTAAAATTATAACGGGTATCCTCACCCTTAAAACTACGAAATACTTCGTATTTCCACTGATGcgttgaagatgaagatggcAATGACTCTCTTTTACACTTCATTGAAGCTGTTGGAAATTTAGATAAAAGAAGTACAacccattaaaaataaagacaaaaataattacTTTAGGGAAGAAGAAAACGATATGATGTGGGATTTTAACTTCAAGCAGGGAGTGAAAGGATAATAATAGAAAGAGATGATTATTAAAACTTAATAAAGTGAGAACTTTCCCATTTGTGATCAGAAGGAATTACAGCAGCGATGGGCTCCAAAACCTCCTCAAAACACTCtggttttgctttttgtttctgtttttgctttttcttttcccccaaAGAAGGGACGActgaaaattatttaactatagGAAATGAGACAGATAAtttaatagatttttaaaaaaaaaaaaaatacaacggAATTTAAGCACTCTTATGAAAACTCTAATCATAGAAAGCAAACTTTTGTTTGTTGCttattcattcatttcattGGTAATGAGAAAACCAACTCGAGGTTTAAACcttgaaacaaacaaaagttGAAACTCTTGCTTCACTGCAAttaggaagaagaaaacaatttgATATGGATTTTTcacttcaagaaaaaaaaaatgaaaagaaagaaataaaagggatGAATAAGTTTGAAAAAATGACAACTTacagaattggaaattgaaataaCAGTAGACTAGTAGTGATTGATTTAATGATCGAAACCCAGTTGAAACAAAGGTTGATCCAATTGGTATTAGATATCTATTGGCTATTTAATATTGGAATGGACACTGTTCTTTATTTCTTTGTGTTCGTGTCCActactcttccttttatattgcattttttattttattctttattttttaaatctataaaGGAAGGAGACACAGTACTTTCGTGGTATCCAGCTAGAGAGACGCGGTGGTGGTGGGCGTACGGCATACCTACCGCGTATGAAAGATTTCTATCTACGAGGAAATTTCCTTCCCAATCTCCTCGTTCATatatttgaagaagaaaaaaaaaaaaaaaaacttttttatttagccaaaaatttatgataaaaaataaaaattatcattataaaaatgaaaaaatttaactacaaaattgaatGTAATTTAAggttataaaattagttgtaatttagagataaattttgacaaattcatcgTTGgattacctttttattttatatcctCAATGCttataaactttttataaaattaaagataagtaattatgttatcaataaattgtttaaattaaaagtttttgtaatttaaaattaggtataaaatgtaagtttataaatcatatagtagataatattcaattgacacaaaatttgatatgtatattaagaatataaagaatatgcaattcaacggttagattttcaaaatgtatAATAATGTTAATGACATTGAGTAAGattattgtagggacacgattccttttgcggcccactaacatttttgggctgaCACATTAAAGGTCCCTggcaatatcatttgtagagagtgggcttgaaaagctagccgctggtcacgagGCGATGTTCCGGGCTCTTGGGCTCGAACATTTAAACCCTAGGACGTCGCACCCAAGGgaatgggactcctcggaggtgatccgaggaccaCTAGGGCCTTATTCCGGTTATCCCTTGATGGACCTTTATCGTGAAGTCCGGTGTCATTGAGACGTTCTCTCCCATGTAGCCTCCCTCTTTTCTGGAGGTGGAATGGGCTCCCTTTTTTCTACTtccttccttattttatacttgCGTGCATTCAttgcccttcgtccacgtgtagggtcaatctttacggacactgatatttgtcccatcagtccaatcccggaattgttggggatggtttgataaagctgcagaatacggctctgtcaggcgctgggccttatctggaagggtagtatgGATAATTTCTCCAAGATATTCTGGATTTTCTTACCAATTCacccctataccagttttaccccttcaTCCTGGTGGAATCGTGgacctgccgaggactaaactgtcctcggctgctccccaaaaattgttttgtgctgtGTGTtatagagcttgggccacagctctcctcggattgggctttcagactctctaagggcaaatgggcctggtccgcgatttgttgggccccacaatagcccctcaaaacccttctatacGACCTTCCGAGtcggaaaggagggttttggcaaacccgggcccatAATATGGCCTGTCCAGTTCAAatccgcatttatgtgagcggtttttCCAGGAAGtcagccggttttcaagggatcCCATTTATTTTGTTCGTGATCCGCTCCTGCCGTTTGGCCGTTCCAGATGCGCCCTTAAATGAATCCCTTTCACGAGGCTCAGTTATGTCTGGTGTCttatctgataaggtggggaaacgGAATGGACGCATCGTTTCCTTCAGGTTCTTTTGGAAACGTTGAATGCATTTAACTCCACCTGTTTTGCCCTCCCTATAAGAAGACAAGCAGGAGGCAGTCACTTTCGTACAGatccttctccttcttcctGAAATCTAAAATCCGCATCCTCCCTTAGCGTCCATTTAACCCGTTTGTTATACATCATATCCGTACATGCCCTCCATAACAAATAATGAAGGAACCACactcctcctcaaaacaccatattctgataaagcttgaaatggctcggtcagggcaagggtggcgcagacttaagatctgtcccgcctctctttcagccaaaatccgaagcaggggctcgtcatgtcgaattctcggtgtgactgagtcgagaacacccaagatcgctaccatccggctcctcacgagcgtacctaatatggcaccagcgtgtcAGGAATCAGGGCTGAGGcgggggctaagtgcttctgcttctctctcttttgctccttggtgcccccCCCCttcctcttcttattgtcttcccagcaccagttccgctctggtgctgtttcttttctatcttttgttcctctctttgtctcttcatttCTCTcactcctcttctcctccttctttactcatgtcttccatcttctttactcatctcctccatcttcttcattgatttcttccttactatttccttctttaTCATTCTTTTAAAGTGAGTTCTTTTCTTAGTATGAACAACAACGTGGCGGAGATTGAAGAGACTtcgaagacaagtttaaaaggcgcttgaccgtttgcttatctgtactgtagatgttagtgctgcttcggcagcccctcttttgtataggcttattgaagcccctttttgtacgttgtaataattctccatattaataaaagtttttttttttttactttacatgttctgtctctttgtttttatgaaTTTGCAAATGCTGTTCGGCTCAATAATATCGCATTTAAATCAATGACGAATAAGACCACagtacttaataataaaaaggcgTTGCCATAATTTCAATAGTAGTGCTCGGCATAATAAAGCAGAccagtaaaaagtaatacttacccccgctagccgaggagagaaacgaaggcttgatgccgtgtgaggaataaccgtTTCAAAACATACCGCCTGCTAAATGAACAGACCTCCTAGGTCATTGTATACTGGGGCGTTCCGCCGCCTTCCTTGCTCCTTCGTTGGGCCTAATCCTTTAGGGTGTTTACGCCGTGGATGAaatgacctgacatttttactCAGTAGCCCATATTGCGAAGTCCaaaacaccccccccccttttttttttttaatccgaCCAGTTGTTTTCCCGgtgggcttgagtccgaggacaataCAAGGCCTTGGGATtgtccaacacttgtaatttttattttttatacttggtttccccataggcttgagtccgaggactatgcaaggccttggttctgtccaacacttgtaatttttattttttatacttggtttccccataggcttgagtccgaggactacgcaaggccttggttctgtccaacacttgtaatttttattttttatacttggtttccccataggcttgagtccgaggactatgcaaggccttggttctgcccaacacttgtaatttttattttttatacttggtttccccataggcttgagtccgaggactatgcaaggccttggttctgtccaacacttgtaatttttattttttatacttggtttccccataggcttgagtccgaggactatgcaaggccttggttctgtccaacacttgtaatttttattttttatacttggtttccccataggcttgagtccgaggactatgcaaggccttggttctggcCTTGGTTTCCCCAAGtccaaggccttggttctgcccaacacttgtaatttttattttttatacttggtttccccataggcttgagtccgaggactatgcaaggcct contains the following coding sequences:
- the LOC115960038 gene encoding uncharacterized protein LOC115960038 — encoded protein: MGKISKKNGGDPSKEVQWSSVMDDALVDAFLHQVIIGGRVNGTFTSKAYDDIVKELVEKFNMEINKDKVKNRQKTLKKNFHECYDIFKDGLSGFGWNDSLNMWTAEPEVWEPLIASKPAAKKWMTTPIPNYPKMAQLWAKDRAKGDHAETAKEKRARYAASTTIDEIDNLISQNEASLENFEVEDDQRSPEINVARSRVSSQDAMSSKSKKRRLAEDDELGNVISQSFDNVSKVIDRATEVMAKCFSKSYGAEVHTALGVLDLDPISKTEAYIFLMENPTYKKMFFGCPDHERKCVLLTLMSRPKNY
- the LOC115960039 gene encoding TMV resistance protein N-like gives rise to the protein MMKKLSSKFSGITTNLIGIESTMAKFIPSYLGFENNVRMIGIYGMGGLGKTTLARIVYDEFRSHFDGFSFIANVREDSKKHGLPILQQQLLEDTLVDGNICIRNVYDGVEMIKKRLRYKKVLLVIDDVDHLDQLKYLVGDHGWFGLGSWIIITTRDEHVLIQLGVLKRYNLNGLNNDDALKLFCLKAFKKEQPKKDYIQLSQQVVKYANGLPLALVTLGSFLVGRTIDEWQSALHSFKKNKGEIFNILKISYDGLEEMWKEIFLDIACFFRGHDKDKVIEILENCGFDARIGVSVLVERSLLTVDDKECFGMHDLPSEMGQKIIRFESGGKLGKQSRLWLVEDLLHVLENDMATEAIQAVVVKGRKEDFNLEDFSEGFSKMSNLRLLIINGMYSPNDQRHLTLPNSLRYLRWKDCPFKCLASSHKQRMAFVHLELRSSKLEYLWEGAM